GATCAGATTAAACTGGTTCAAGAGGAACTGAAAAAGCGAATTGATAATCGCCAGTTTCGGGTTTCGATTGTGGGTCAAACTGGAGTTGGCAAGTCCTCTCTACTCAATGCTTTATTTGGTACTAATCTGAAGACCGATCCAGTGAAGCCCTGCACGAAAGAGATAGAAGAGATACCCGTTCAAATTAAGGAAGGAGGTACACTGTATTTTTACGATCTTCCGGGAATTGGAGAGTCAGAAGAAGCAGACGAAGGCTATTTAAAACAGTATAGAGAACACTTGCAATCTTCTGATGTTATCCTATGGGCAATTCATGCTGACAATCGCTCTGTGGTTTTTGATCAACAGTCATTGAAAAAGATCATGGAGGGGTATACTCTAGAACAGAAGGCTGTCTTAATGAGTAAACTGACCTTCATTTTGACCAAAGCGGATGTTCTGCATCCTCCTTCGTGGATCGCTGCAAAAATCGGTAATTTTGTCAAGTTTTTACCTCCTCCACAAACCAAAGAAACACTGGAACAAAAATCTTTATTTTATCAAAAGACTTTTATTGAGCCTTATGGAAACTTAATTGTATCAAAAACATATAATGATTGTGACTTTGATATTCCAGAAGAAAATTTTGAATGCGACAAAATCTCAAGACTGATTTACTATAAAGGTTATATGAATGATGAAAAACTACGTACATATCAAAAAAAATATTCTCAATACCAAGATCTATTCGATCGTTTGTATGATAATTACAGAGTCATTCCATGTTCAGCAATCTTGAGGTATAATCTCAACAAATTGATGTTGGTTATCCTAAACAAGCTTGGAGACGAAGCAACCCTTCAATTTCGCCATATTGTTTCTGGTGATGCTCTAGATCGAGTTCCTTTTGAAAAAACTGAAAATCTTTGCAATTTATTAGTATATGACCCAGGAAATAAAAAGACCCTTTTTGAATTTCGTCGTTGGTTGAATACTCAAAAATATTGAAGTTATGGATACAAAAAAACGTAAATTAAGGTGATAGCGATGAGTTTAGACATGGATTTTATTGAAATGAGTTTAGGTGAACAAAACAAAATGAACATGGCTCTTGAAGAAGGACTAGAGGAATTAA
This genomic stretch from Roseofilum capinflatum BLCC-M114 harbors:
- a CDS encoding GTPase family protein — protein: MEDVNLTPDQIKLVQEELKKRIDNRQFRVSIVGQTGVGKSSLLNALFGTNLKTDPVKPCTKEIEEIPVQIKEGGTLYFYDLPGIGESEEADEGYLKQYREHLQSSDVILWAIHADNRSVVFDQQSLKKIMEGYTLEQKAVLMSKLTFILTKADVLHPPSWIAAKIGNFVKFLPPPQTKETLEQKSLFYQKTFIEPYGNLIVSKTYNDCDFDIPEENFECDKISRLIYYKGYMNDEKLRTYQKKYSQYQDLFDRLYDNYRVIPCSAILRYNLNKLMLVILNKLGDEATLQFRHIVSGDALDRVPFEKTENLCNLLVYDPGNKKTLFEFRRWLNTQKY